In one Desulfoferula mesophila genomic region, the following are encoded:
- the murD gene encoding UDP-N-acetylmuramoyl-L-alanine--D-glutamate ligase, producing the protein MELRGKKVLVVGLGVSGRAAALLCLAQGALVRATDQNPAPPAAAELAGAGVALSLGGHRAEDFAWAELIVLSPGVDHRLPEIERARAAGAQVIGELELGWRFTGCPTVMITGTNGKSTVTTLVGDILAQAGFQTLVGGNLGRPVCDMAAESAAADWLVAEVSSFQTDTMELLRPRVGVVLNITPDHQDRYPNFAAYADSKMRLFSNQADGDVAVLCADDPQVWSRRAAAPALAWGYGAAGPQRPGGWLEGEELVLDVGQGPLRVKLPDGHLAIGFNRLNCLAACLAALACGAGAEAMERALAAYQVLGHRLALVGEKDGVRYYDDSKGTNVGAVAAALEALEGPVVLLLGGRDKDGRFADLGPLLRQRAAQVICFGEAGPKIQAQIEGFAPNLTVANLAAAVRAAAQVAKPGHAVLLSPGCASFDAYTGYAQRGEHFQELVREVIHG; encoded by the coding sequence GTGGAGCTAAGGGGCAAAAAGGTCCTGGTGGTGGGCCTGGGCGTGAGCGGCCGGGCGGCGGCCCTCTTGTGCCTGGCCCAGGGCGCCCTGGTGCGCGCCACCGACCAAAACCCCGCCCCCCCGGCGGCCGCCGAGCTGGCCGGAGCCGGAGTGGCGCTCAGCCTGGGCGGCCACCGGGCCGAGGACTTCGCCTGGGCCGAGCTCATCGTGCTCAGCCCCGGAGTGGACCACCGCCTGCCCGAGATAGAGCGGGCCCGCGCCGCCGGAGCCCAGGTCATCGGTGAGCTGGAGCTGGGCTGGCGCTTCACCGGGTGCCCCACGGTGATGATCACCGGCACCAACGGCAAGAGCACCGTGACCACCCTGGTGGGCGACATCCTGGCCCAGGCCGGGTTCCAGACCCTGGTGGGAGGCAACCTGGGCCGCCCGGTGTGCGACATGGCCGCCGAGAGCGCGGCGGCCGACTGGCTGGTCGCCGAGGTCAGCTCCTTCCAGACCGACACCATGGAGCTGCTGCGGCCCAGGGTGGGGGTGGTGCTCAACATCACTCCGGACCACCAGGACCGCTACCCGAATTTCGCGGCCTACGCCGACAGCAAGATGCGCCTGTTCAGTAACCAGGCCGACGGCGACGTGGCCGTGCTGTGCGCCGACGATCCCCAGGTGTGGTCGCGCCGCGCGGCCGCCCCGGCCCTGGCGTGGGGCTACGGCGCGGCCGGACCCCAGCGGCCCGGCGGCTGGCTGGAGGGCGAGGAGTTGGTGCTGGACGTGGGCCAAGGCCCCCTGCGGGTAAAGCTGCCCGACGGACATCTGGCCATCGGCTTCAACCGCCTCAACTGCCTGGCCGCCTGCCTGGCCGCCCTGGCCTGCGGGGCCGGGGCCGAGGCCATGGAAAGAGCCCTGGCCGCCTATCAGGTGTTGGGCCACCGCCTGGCCCTGGTGGGGGAAAAGGACGGGGTGCGCTATTACGACGACAGCAAGGGCACCAACGTGGGGGCGGTGGCCGCCGCCCTGGAGGCGCTCGAGGGGCCGGTGGTGCTATTGCTGGGCGGGCGCGACAAGGACGGGCGCTTCGCCGACCTGGGGCCGCTGCTCAGACAGCGGGCCGCGCAGGTGATCTGTTTCGGCGAGGCCGGGCCCAAGATCCAGGCCCAGATAGAAGGGTTCGCGCCCAACCTCACGGTGGCCAACCTGGCCGCGGCGGTGCGGGCAGCGGCCCAGGTGGCCAAGCCGGGCCACGCGGTGCTCCTTAGCCCCGGCTGCGCTAGCTTCGACGCCTACACCGGCTACGCCCAGCGGGGCGAGCACTTTCAAGAATTGGTGCGGGAGGTGATCCATGGCTGA
- the murB gene encoding UDP-N-acetylmuramate dehydrogenase: MSVELKKLIQARLGARARFDEPMSRHTTWGVGGPAWCLARVNSAAEAAWLLAACGEAGLAYKPLGRGSNLLVGDAGFSGVMIRLGGELGKLALEGDTLLAGGGAPLPGAVRLVARQGLAGLEWAAGIPASLGGAVATNAGAHGGDMAELTSGVSLLLPGGEMIEAAGKDLPSGYRRRVLPAGALVLGARLKLSPTMPAEVERRRKALLQLRRLRQPLAARTAGSVFKNPEGDHAGRLIEAAGLKGLAVGGAVVSRVHANFIENRGGASAADILSLINTVVLKVMDAFSVRLEPEVEVVGV; the protein is encoded by the coding sequence ATGTCGGTTGAGCTGAAAAAGCTGATCCAGGCCCGGCTGGGCGCCCGGGCCCGCTTTGACGAGCCCATGAGCCGCCACACCACCTGGGGTGTGGGCGGGCCGGCCTGGTGTCTGGCGCGGGTGAACAGCGCGGCCGAGGCCGCCTGGCTGCTCGCCGCCTGCGGCGAGGCCGGGTTGGCTTACAAGCCCCTGGGCCGGGGCTCCAACCTGCTGGTGGGCGACGCGGGCTTTTCCGGCGTGATGATCCGTCTGGGCGGCGAGCTGGGCAAGCTGGCCCTGGAGGGCGACACCCTTTTGGCCGGGGGCGGCGCGCCCCTGCCCGGCGCGGTGCGCCTGGTCGCCCGCCAAGGCCTGGCCGGCCTGGAGTGGGCCGCGGGCATCCCCGCCAGCCTGGGCGGGGCGGTGGCCACCAACGCCGGAGCCCACGGCGGGGACATGGCCGAGCTTACCTCGGGGGTGAGCCTGCTGTTGCCCGGCGGCGAGATGATCGAGGCCGCGGGCAAGGATCTGCCCTCGGGCTACCGCCGCCGGGTCTTGCCCGCCGGAGCCCTGGTCCTGGGGGCTAGGCTGAAGCTCAGCCCCACCATGCCCGCCGAGGTGGAGCGCCGCCGCAAGGCCCTGTTGCAGCTGCGGCGCCTGCGCCAGCCCCTGGCGGCGCGCACCGCGGGCAGCGTTTTCAAGAACCCGGAGGGCGACCACGCCGGGCGGCTCATCGAGGCCGCCGGGCTCAAGGGCCTGGCCGTGGGCGGGGCGGTGGTCAGCCGGGTGCACGCCAACTTCATCGAGAACCGAGGCGGGGCCAGCGCGGCCGACATCTTGAGCCTGATCAACACGGTGGTGCTCAAGGTCATGGACGCCTTCAGCGTGCGCCTGGAGCCCGAGGTGGAGGTGGTTGGTGTTTAA
- the murG gene encoding undecaprenyldiphospho-muramoylpentapeptide beta-N-acetylglucosaminyltransferase yields the protein MSPTVLIAGGGTGGHLFPGMAVAGQLLAARPGLALAFVNAGRPLESRVLSQAGYAQEVLPAKAFRGKGLLSRLSALAVVPGAVLRAVGLIRRRRPGLVLAVGGYAALPLGLAARLCGVPLAVQEQNALPGLTNRVLGKLAAKVFVAFAAAQKYFPRGKSELLGNPVRQELLQQAAGVEREDPARRFTVLVLGGSQGARSLNQAVTGALELLTERKERLLFIHQTGEADASWVGEAYAAAGFAAEVAPFFEQVGACYGRAHLVLCRAGAGTVTEGLATGRAMICVPYPFAAGDHQRLNAQALVEGGAARMILDAELTPQAAASAIAEMMDRADQREALESRALELARPQAAGNIAGRCLQLMKEAA from the coding sequence TTGAGTCCCACGGTGCTCATAGCCGGCGGCGGCACCGGCGGCCACCTGTTCCCGGGCATGGCCGTGGCCGGTCAACTGCTGGCGGCCCGTCCGGGCCTGGCCCTGGCCTTTGTCAACGCCGGGCGTCCCTTGGAGAGCCGCGTGCTTTCCCAGGCGGGCTATGCCCAGGAGGTGCTGCCCGCCAAGGCCTTCCGGGGCAAGGGCCTGCTCTCGCGCCTGAGCGCCCTGGCCGTGGTGCCCGGCGCGGTGCTGCGGGCCGTGGGCCTCATCCGCCGCCGCCGTCCCGGCCTGGTGCTGGCGGTGGGGGGCTATGCGGCCCTGCCCCTGGGCCTGGCCGCTCGCCTGTGCGGGGTGCCCCTGGCGGTGCAGGAACAGAACGCCCTGCCGGGGCTGACCAACCGGGTGCTGGGCAAGCTGGCCGCCAAGGTTTTCGTGGCCTTTGCCGCCGCCCAAAAGTATTTCCCCCGAGGCAAGAGCGAGCTGTTGGGCAACCCGGTACGCCAGGAGCTGTTGCAGCAGGCGGCCGGGGTGGAGCGCGAGGACCCGGCGCGGCGCTTCACCGTGCTGGTGCTGGGGGGCAGTCAGGGGGCCAGAAGCCTGAACCAGGCGGTGACCGGGGCGCTGGAGCTGTTGACCGAGCGCAAGGAGCGCCTGTTGTTCATCCACCAGACCGGCGAGGCCGACGCCTCGTGGGTGGGCGAGGCCTACGCCGCGGCGGGCTTCGCCGCCGAGGTGGCCCCCTTCTTCGAGCAGGTGGGGGCCTGCTACGGCCGCGCCCACCTGGTGCTGTGCCGCGCCGGAGCGGGCACGGTGACCGAGGGCCTGGCCACCGGCCGGGCCATGATCTGCGTGCCCTATCCCTTTGCGGCGGGCGATCACCAGCGCCTCAACGCCCAGGCCCTGGTGGAGGGCGGAGCGGCCCGAATGATTCTTGACGCCGAGCTAACCCCCCAGGCGGCGGCGAGCGCCATCGCCGAAATGATGGATCGCGCCGACCAGCGCGAGGCCCTGGAGAGCCGGGCCCTGGAACTGGCCCGGCCCCAGGCGGCCGGGAACATCGCCGGGCGCTGCCTTCAACTCATGAAGGAGGCGGCCTGA
- the murC gene encoding UDP-N-acetylmuramate--L-alanine ligase encodes MYQRHQRIHFVGIGGIGMSGIAEVLINLGHQVSGSDLKESDTTRRLAKLGARVEIGHHRDCVEGADVVVVSSAVHEDNPEVQGARERLIPVIPRAEMLSELMRLKYGVAVAGAHGKTTCTSLVATLLAAGGLDPTVVVGGKVGALGSNARLGSGEFLVAEADESDGSFTRLTPVVVVVTNVDREHMEHYGSDQALDDAFVEFMNKVPFYGAAVLCLDDERLTGLIPRVNKRTVTYGLSSQADVQARDPRPHGMGTQFTLYVRGESAGAVELPLPGRHNVQNALAALAVALELGVELEAAKKALAEFQGVGRRFEAKGTGPGGCLVVDDYGHHPTEIKATLAAARECWPDRRLVVAHQPHRYSRLRDLFEDFATAFYGADELLVLDVYAAGEPEDPSVSAEGLAAAIRSHGHRSVEYVGGRQEAATRLEKMLGAGDVLITLGAGDVWRLGEELVQSHVG; translated from the coding sequence ATGTATCAGAGGCACCAGCGCATCCACTTCGTGGGCATCGGGGGCATCGGCATGAGCGGCATCGCCGAGGTGCTGATCAACCTGGGCCACCAGGTGAGCGGCAGCGACCTCAAGGAAAGCGACACCACCCGCCGCCTGGCCAAGCTGGGGGCGCGGGTGGAGATCGGCCACCACCGCGACTGCGTGGAAGGGGCCGACGTGGTGGTGGTCTCCTCGGCGGTGCACGAAGACAACCCCGAGGTGCAGGGGGCCCGCGAGCGCCTCATCCCGGTGATCCCCCGGGCCGAGATGCTCTCGGAACTGATGCGCCTCAAGTACGGGGTGGCCGTGGCCGGGGCCCATGGCAAGACCACCTGCACCTCCCTGGTGGCCACCCTGTTGGCCGCCGGTGGCCTGGACCCCACCGTGGTGGTGGGGGGCAAGGTGGGGGCCCTGGGCAGCAACGCCCGTCTGGGCTCCGGCGAGTTTTTGGTGGCCGAGGCCGACGAGAGCGACGGCTCCTTCACCCGCCTGACCCCGGTGGTGGTGGTGGTCACCAACGTGGACCGCGAGCACATGGAACACTACGGCTCGGACCAGGCCCTGGACGACGCCTTCGTGGAATTCATGAACAAGGTGCCTTTCTACGGCGCGGCGGTGCTGTGCCTGGACGACGAGCGCCTCACCGGGCTGATCCCCCGGGTGAACAAACGCACCGTCACCTACGGGCTCTCCTCCCAGGCCGACGTGCAGGCCCGCGACCCGCGGCCTCACGGGATGGGCACCCAATTCACCCTTTACGTGCGCGGGGAATCCGCCGGGGCGGTGGAACTGCCCCTGCCGGGCCGCCACAACGTGCAGAACGCCTTGGCCGCCCTGGCCGTGGCCCTGGAGCTGGGGGTGGAGCTGGAGGCGGCCAAAAAGGCCCTGGCCGAGTTCCAGGGAGTGGGGCGGCGCTTCGAGGCCAAGGGCACCGGCCCCGGCGGCTGCCTGGTGGTGGACGACTATGGTCACCACCCCACCGAGATCAAGGCCACCCTGGCCGCCGCTCGCGAATGCTGGCCGGACCGCCGCCTGGTGGTGGCCCATCAGCCCCACCGCTACAGCCGCCTGCGCGACCTGTTCGAGGATTTCGCCACCGCCTTCTACGGGGCGGACGAGCTTTTGGTCCTGGACGTCTACGCGGCCGGGGAGCCCGAAGACCCCTCGGTGAGCGCCGAGGGCCTGGCCGCGGCCATCCGCTCCCACGGCCACCGCTCGGTGGAATACGTGGGCGGGCGGCAAGAAGCGGCGACTCGCCTGGAAAAGATGCTGGGCGCGGGCGACGTGCTTATCACCCTGGGCGCGGGCGACGTGTGGCGCCTGGGCGAGGAACTGGTGCAAAGCCATGTCGGTTGA
- the ftsW gene encoding putative lipid II flippase FtsW, with product MAEAVLEAPKSASTGQAVSRVGDPWLLLASLALAGVGLVMVYSAGSALAAQRYSDGAYFFKAQLLHVTAGIVVMGVVALMDYRRLARFTYPVLLGVLAALLLVLIPGVGHEAGGAVRWLRLGPFSLQPAEMAKLALVLYLAHSLSRHQEQIKTFSRGLLPHLGVTFLLILPVAAEPDLGMSVILFCLACLMLFVAGARFSYLLGLLALASPLVWVMVVHYPWRLKRILAFLDPWHDAGGAGFQIIHSFYALGSGGLWGVGLGAGKQKLFYLPEPHTDFIFSVLGEELGLWGVLLVLGLFLLLVIRGVKIALEARELFGTYLAMGSTLIIGLQAFINAGVVMGLLPTKGLTMPFISYGGSSLMVNFACVGILLSVAAGSGRKA from the coding sequence ATGGCTGAAGCAGTGCTGGAAGCCCCCAAATCCGCCTCCACCGGGCAGGCCGTCTCCCGGGTGGGAGACCCCTGGCTGCTGTTGGCCTCCCTGGCCCTGGCCGGAGTGGGCCTGGTGATGGTCTATTCGGCGGGCAGTGCCCTGGCCGCCCAGCGCTACAGCGACGGGGCCTATTTCTTCAAGGCCCAGCTGCTGCACGTTACCGCGGGCATCGTGGTCATGGGAGTCGTCGCGCTGATGGACTATCGCCGTCTGGCCCGCTTCACCTACCCGGTGCTCTTGGGGGTTCTGGCCGCCCTGCTCCTGGTGCTCATCCCCGGCGTGGGCCACGAGGCGGGCGGCGCGGTGCGCTGGCTGCGCCTAGGGCCCTTCTCCCTGCAACCGGCGGAAATGGCCAAGCTGGCCCTGGTGCTCTACCTGGCCCATTCCCTGTCGCGCCATCAGGAGCAGATCAAGACCTTCAGCCGGGGCCTGCTGCCCCACCTGGGCGTGACCTTCCTGCTTATCCTGCCCGTGGCTGCCGAGCCGGACCTGGGCATGAGCGTGATCCTGTTCTGCCTGGCCTGCCTGATGCTTTTCGTGGCCGGGGCGCGCTTCAGCTACCTGCTGGGCCTGTTGGCCCTGGCCTCGCCCCTGGTGTGGGTGATGGTGGTGCACTACCCCTGGCGCCTCAAGCGCATCCTGGCCTTCCTGGACCCCTGGCACGACGCCGGGGGGGCCGGTTTCCAGATCATCCACAGCTTTTACGCCCTGGGTTCCGGCGGCCTGTGGGGAGTCGGGCTCGGCGCGGGCAAGCAAAAGCTCTTTTACCTGCCCGAGCCCCACACCGACTTCATCTTCAGCGTGCTGGGCGAGGAGCTGGGTCTCTGGGGCGTGCTGTTGGTGCTGGGCCTGTTCTTGCTGCTGGTCATCCGGGGGGTGAAGATCGCCCTGGAGGCCCGGGAGCTGTTCGGCACCTACCTGGCCATGGGGTCCACCCTGATCATCGGCTTGCAGGCCTTTATCAACGCCGGGGTGGTTATGGGCCTGTTGCCCACCAAGGGCCTGACCATGCCCTTTATCAGCTACGGCGGCAGCTCCCTGATGGTCAACTTCGCTTGCGTGGGCATCTTGCTCAGCGTGGCCGCGGGCAGCGGGAGGAAAGCTTGA
- the ftsA gene encoding cell division protein FtsA, with translation MKKGGEIIVGLDIGTTKICAVVGELSEEGIEVLGMGSHPSEGLRKGVVVNIETTVASIKKAVEEAELMSGVEITSVNTGIAGGHVKGFNSHGVVAVKGSEVTARDKERVVDNARAVAIPTDREVIHILPQQYILDGRGGITDPVGMSGLRLEADVHLVTGAVASVHNLIKCCNTAGLDVGDIVLQSLASAEAVLTPEERDLGVILVDFGGGTTDLALFSGQAIKHTGGVALGGNNLTTDLAMGLRTPVAAAERLKRNYGCCLSSLAGRDEAILVEGVGGRPPQKVSRAIVAEILEARVEEILVLAHQEIAENYPGQALAGGVVVTGGSSLIEGMEEMAEQIFNMPARLGYPHGTGGLSDVVDSPMYATAVGLLLYGAHNREEEKFRIRDQKIFNRITKRMRKWFKEVI, from the coding sequence ATGAAAAAGGGCGGCGAAATAATCGTGGGCCTGGATATAGGCACCACCAAGATCTGCGCGGTGGTGGGCGAGCTCAGCGAAGAGGGCATCGAGGTCCTGGGCATGGGCAGCCACCCCTCCGAGGGACTGCGCAAGGGCGTGGTGGTCAACATCGAGACCACGGTGGCCAGCATCAAGAAGGCGGTGGAAGAGGCCGAGCTGATGAGCGGGGTGGAGATAACCTCGGTGAACACCGGCATCGCCGGCGGCCACGTCAAGGGATTCAACTCCCACGGGGTGGTGGCGGTCAAGGGCAGCGAGGTGACCGCCCGCGACAAGGAACGGGTGGTGGACAACGCCCGGGCCGTGGCCATTCCCACCGACCGCGAGGTTATCCACATCCTGCCCCAGCAGTACATCCTGGACGGGCGGGGCGGGATCACCGACCCGGTGGGCATGAGCGGCCTGCGCCTGGAGGCCGACGTGCACCTGGTTACCGGGGCGGTGGCCAGCGTGCACAACCTCATCAAGTGCTGCAACACCGCCGGGCTGGACGTTGGCGACATCGTATTGCAGTCGCTGGCCAGCGCCGAGGCGGTGCTGACCCCCGAGGAACGCGACCTGGGGGTGATCCTGGTGGACTTCGGCGGCGGCACCACCGACCTGGCCCTGTTTTCCGGCCAGGCCATCAAGCACACCGGCGGGGTGGCCCTGGGCGGCAACAATCTGACCACCGATCTGGCCATGGGGCTACGCACCCCGGTGGCCGCGGCGGAAAGGCTCAAGCGCAACTACGGCTGCTGCCTGAGCTCCCTGGCCGGGCGCGACGAAGCCATCCTGGTGGAAGGGGTGGGCGGGCGCCCGCCGCAAAAGGTGAGCCGGGCCATAGTGGCCGAGATCCTGGAGGCCAGGGTGGAGGAAATCCTGGTTTTGGCTCATCAGGAGATAGCGGAAAACTACCCCGGCCAGGCCCTGGCCGGCGGAGTGGTGGTAACCGGCGGCTCCTCGCTCATCGAGGGCATGGAGGAGATGGCCGAGCAGATATTCAACATGCCCGCCCGCCTGGGATATCCCCACGGCACCGGCGGCTTGAGCGACGTGGTCGACAGCCCCATGTACGCCACGGCGGTGGGGCTCTTGCTCTACGGAGCGCACAACCGAGAAGAGGAAAAGTTCCGCATACGTGACCAGAAGATCTTCAACCGGATCACCAAGCGTATGCGTAAGTGGTTCAAGGAAGTAATCTAG
- a CDS encoding cell division protein FtsQ/DivIB has product MFKRRSHSRSVGRALCAKPMKACLDTQRVARRAPAVKEVKPLPVAAKGLLRQGLLATGVFLGVSLALLATWSLLSTSRALAVQRAEVWGTGHLSRLDILSAAEVGSDSNLLALPVGEIAQRVRALPWVQTAEVRRRLPDTVIIQVSERRPAYMALVEGHLFYLDQDLRPIAVHRRRALPDLPVITGLSRADLAQPDDEVLELMAAARRLLGLLPASDLAPGGRLAELHLDRVWGISLLFNDLTPVVRLGFKDYARRLARLEQVRGDLDQRGELERARLIDLESSRRVVVRLGREKA; this is encoded by the coding sequence GTGTTTAAGCGCCGCAGCCATAGCCGCAGCGTCGGCCGCGCCCTTTGCGCCAAGCCGATGAAGGCCTGCCTGGACACCCAGCGGGTGGCCCGGCGCGCCCCGGCGGTCAAGGAGGTGAAGCCTCTGCCCGTGGCGGCCAAGGGCTTGTTGCGCCAGGGGCTGCTGGCCACGGGGGTGTTTTTGGGGGTGAGCCTGGCCTTGCTGGCCACCTGGAGCCTGCTGAGCACCAGCCGGGCCCTGGCCGTGCAGCGGGCCGAGGTGTGGGGCACCGGCCACCTCAGCCGCCTGGATATCCTCAGCGCGGCCGAGGTGGGCAGCGACAGCAACCTGCTGGCCCTGCCGGTGGGCGAGATCGCCCAGCGGGTGCGGGCCCTGCCCTGGGTACAGACCGCCGAGGTGCGGCGCCGTTTGCCGGACACGGTGATCATCCAGGTAAGCGAGCGCCGTCCCGCGTATATGGCCCTGGTGGAAGGCCACTTGTTTTACCTGGACCAGGATCTGCGGCCCATCGCGGTGCACCGGCGCCGGGCCCTGCCCGATTTGCCGGTGATCACCGGGCTCAGCCGGGCCGACCTGGCCCAGCCCGACGACGAGGTGCTGGAGCTCATGGCCGCGGCCCGGCGGCTGCTGGGCCTCTTGCCCGCCTCGGACTTGGCCCCCGGCGGCCGCCTGGCCGAGCTGCACCTGGATCGGGTGTGGGGCATCAGCCTGCTGTTCAACGATCTGACCCCGGTGGTGCGCTTGGGCTTCAAGGATTACGCCCGCCGCCTGGCCCGCCTGGAGCAGGTGCGCGGCGATCTGGACCAGCGGGGCGAACTGGAGCGGGCCAGGCTCATCGATCTGGAATCTTCGCGGCGCGTGGTGGTGCGCCTGGGCCGGGAGAAAGCATGA